One window of the Staphylococcus equorum genome contains the following:
- the yfmF gene encoding EF-P 5-aminopentanol modification-associated protein YfmF, with amino-acid sequence MKARHDNLKIDKQQNDLHIKVMPTTKFKTTTITLKFMAPLDSETMTARSLLSKVLVRATKQWPTDKAFNQHLSQLYGAYVNSFISKFKDKHVITISLEIVNERYLKDQTPLFEKGLDLLKEMIWNPLITDGEFDETFVAQEKSLLTKKLDAIVDNKSQIAFLNLLKNMFGDQPYRHIASGQVEYISGITPKNLYHTYQSMLKDDYCAVYVVGNVDEQAVKSQIQSYFDLKPFQFELSHAVPKPKSHHLPQEIIETDIVDQAKLNMGYKFPAQYGDSQYFAMVVLNVMFGGDPSSVLFNEVREKQSLAYSIHSQMDAKNGFMFVLSGVSADKYEIAKDTIIAEFEKFQHGEFDDDKLELAKKVIISQRQESHDRPKSIIEILNNNILLDEDMSETSFIEGIQNVSRTDIQQLAQETILDTIYILTKGGND; translated from the coding sequence ATGAAAGCGAGGCATGACAATTTGAAGATAGATAAACAGCAAAATGACTTGCATATAAAAGTAATGCCAACAACAAAATTTAAAACAACCACAATCACATTGAAATTTATGGCGCCATTAGATAGCGAAACAATGACAGCACGTTCACTATTGAGCAAAGTACTCGTTCGTGCGACAAAACAATGGCCAACGGATAAAGCATTTAACCAACACTTATCACAATTATATGGTGCATACGTTAACAGTTTTATTTCGAAATTCAAAGACAAGCATGTAATTACAATATCTTTAGAAATCGTAAATGAACGTTATTTAAAAGATCAAACACCATTATTTGAAAAGGGTTTGGATCTACTAAAAGAAATGATTTGGAACCCGTTAATTACAGATGGTGAATTTGATGAAACTTTTGTTGCACAAGAAAAATCGTTATTAACAAAAAAATTAGATGCTATAGTTGATAATAAATCACAAATTGCATTTTTAAACTTACTGAAAAATATGTTTGGAGACCAACCTTATCGCCATATAGCGTCAGGGCAAGTAGAATACATATCAGGCATAACACCTAAAAATTTATATCATACATATCAATCTATGCTAAAAGATGACTACTGCGCGGTTTATGTAGTAGGTAACGTAGATGAGCAAGCAGTGAAATCACAAATTCAATCATATTTTGATCTTAAACCTTTTCAATTTGAATTATCACATGCAGTGCCAAAGCCAAAATCACATCATTTACCACAAGAAATTATTGAAACAGATATAGTGGATCAAGCCAAACTAAATATGGGATATAAATTCCCAGCACAATATGGAGATTCACAATACTTTGCTATGGTCGTGTTAAATGTCATGTTTGGTGGAGATCCTTCCTCCGTATTATTTAATGAAGTACGTGAGAAGCAAAGTTTAGCTTATTCGATACACTCTCAAATGGATGCTAAAAATGGTTTTATGTTTGTACTTAGTGGCGTTTCAGCAGATAAATATGAAATAGCTAAAGATACAATAATAGCTGAATTTGAAAAATTTCAACATGGTGAGTTTGATGACGATAAATTAGAGCTAGCGAAAAAAGTGATTATTTCACAACGTCAAGAATCTCATGATAGACCGAAAAGTATTATTGAAATATTAAATAATAATATATTACTTGATGAAGATATGTCAGAAACTAGTTTTATTGAAGGTATACAAAATGTATCTAGAACAGATATTCAGCAATTAGCACAAGAAACAATATTAGATACGATTTACATTTTGACGAAAGGAGGTAATGACTGA
- a CDS encoding GntR family transcriptional regulator, which translates to MELTSVYKVKEWMIQQIKEGKLSPGEPLPSNLAVARTLNVKTDDVYDAVDELITEQVLSNNLEEGASVKSLHPFFYPLGELVSISQMIEQQGFNARTEFISLDEKPATSLDALRLNIPDKASVTIIERVRLADRQPVVYCLDKVPADDLTCAQYQNSDESLLNAIEAYANKKVAYANTEIEAISYEPHISDVLDASPHEGLMLLKLIHYDNDDNPILYSFNYFKSSLVKFKTVRNRI; encoded by the coding sequence ATGGAACTTACTTCTGTGTATAAAGTTAAAGAGTGGATGATTCAACAAATTAAAGAAGGTAAATTGAGTCCTGGAGAGCCATTGCCAAGTAATTTAGCAGTGGCTAGAACACTAAATGTTAAAACAGATGACGTTTACGATGCTGTGGATGAATTGATTACAGAGCAAGTATTATCTAATAATTTAGAGGAAGGTGCGAGTGTTAAATCACTGCACCCATTCTTCTATCCTTTAGGTGAACTTGTAAGTATTAGTCAAATGATAGAGCAACAAGGCTTTAACGCTAGAACAGAATTTATAAGCTTAGATGAAAAACCGGCTACTTCATTGGATGCATTAAGATTAAACATTCCTGATAAAGCTTCTGTGACCATTATAGAGCGTGTGAGACTCGCAGATCGACAACCAGTAGTATATTGCTTAGATAAAGTGCCTGCTGATGATTTAACGTGTGCCCAGTATCAAAACAGTGATGAATCTTTATTAAATGCGATTGAAGCTTATGCTAATAAAAAAGTTGCCTATGCAAATACAGAAATAGAGGCCATAAGTTATGAACCTCATATCTCGGATGTGCTAGATGCATCACCGCATGAAGGGCTCATGCTTTTGAAATTAATACATTATGATAATGATGATAATCCAATACTTTATTCTTTTAATTATTTCAAAAGTAGTTTAGTAAAATTTAAAACGGTTAGAAATAGAATATAA
- the rnjB gene encoding ribonuclease J2, with protein sequence MSLIKKKNKNIRIIPLGGVGEIAKNMYVVEVDDEMFMLDAGLMFPEDEMLGVDIVIPDIQYVIENKDKLKGIFLTHGHEHAIGAVTYVLEQVDAPVYGSKLTIALIKENMKARNVNKKVRYYTVNNESVMRFKGVNITFFNTTHSIPDSLGVCIHTSYGAIVYTGEFKFDQSLQGHYAPDLKKMTEIGEAGVFALISDSTEAEKPGYNTPENVIESHMYDAFTKVKGRLIVSCYASNFIRIQQVLNLAQRLNRKVSFLGRSLESSFNIARKMGYFDISKDLLIPINEVENYPKNEVIIIATGMQGEPVEALSQMAQKKHKIMNIEQGDSVFLAITASASMEVIVGNTLNELARAGAEILPSSKKIHTSSHGCMEELKMMINIMKPEYFIPVNGEFKMQIAHAKLANESGVQPEKIFLVEKGDVVNYDGDEMILNEKVNFGNVLIDGIGVGDVGNIVLRDRHLLAEDGIFIAVVTLDPKNRRIAAGPEIQSRGFVYVRESEALLNEAEEKVREIVELGLQEKRIEWSEIKQSMRDQISKLLFENTKRRPMIIPVISEI encoded by the coding sequence TTGAGTTTAATAAAGAAAAAAAATAAAAATATTCGTATAATTCCACTTGGCGGAGTTGGAGAAATTGCGAAAAATATGTATGTCGTTGAAGTAGACGATGAAATGTTTATGTTAGATGCAGGACTGATGTTCCCAGAAGATGAAATGCTAGGTGTGGACATTGTAATTCCTGACATTCAATATGTGATTGAGAATAAAGATAAATTAAAAGGTATATTTTTAACGCACGGGCACGAACACGCTATCGGAGCTGTCACATATGTATTAGAACAAGTAGATGCGCCTGTGTATGGTTCTAAACTGACAATTGCGTTAATTAAAGAAAATATGAAAGCACGTAATGTTAATAAAAAAGTAAGATATTATACAGTGAATAATGAATCAGTTATGCGTTTTAAAGGAGTAAACATTACATTTTTCAATACAACGCATAGTATTCCAGACAGTTTAGGCGTATGTATTCATACATCATATGGTGCTATCGTTTATACAGGCGAATTTAAATTTGATCAAAGTCTACAAGGTCATTACGCACCAGACTTGAAAAAAATGACTGAAATAGGCGAAGCGGGTGTGTTTGCGCTTATCAGTGATTCGACTGAGGCAGAAAAACCAGGTTATAATACACCAGAAAATGTAATTGAATCACATATGTATGATGCATTTACTAAAGTAAAAGGCAGATTGATTGTTTCTTGTTACGCATCGAACTTTATCCGCATTCAGCAAGTATTGAATTTGGCTCAGAGGTTGAATAGAAAAGTTTCTTTCCTAGGCCGTTCATTAGAGAGTTCATTTAATATTGCTAGAAAGATGGGCTATTTTGATATTTCTAAGGACTTATTAATTCCAATTAATGAAGTTGAAAATTATCCTAAAAATGAAGTTATTATTATTGCAACTGGTATGCAAGGTGAACCAGTAGAAGCATTAAGTCAAATGGCTCAAAAGAAACATAAAATAATGAATATTGAACAAGGGGATTCTGTTTTCCTAGCAATTACTGCTTCTGCAAGTATGGAAGTTATCGTTGGTAACACGCTAAATGAATTAGCGCGTGCTGGTGCAGAAATCTTACCTAGTAGTAAAAAAATACACACTTCAAGTCATGGTTGCATGGAAGAATTGAAGATGATGATTAATATTATGAAACCAGAATACTTTATACCAGTAAATGGTGAGTTTAAAATGCAAATTGCTCATGCAAAATTAGCGAATGAATCAGGTGTACAACCTGAGAAAATCTTCCTTGTGGAAAAAGGTGATGTCGTTAACTATGATGGTGACGAAATGATTTTAAATGAAAAAGTAAATTTTGGTAATGTACTTATCGATGGTATAGGTGTTGGAGACGTAGGAAATATCGTTCTGAGAGATCGTCATTTATTAGCAGAAGATGGTATCTTTATTGCGGTCGTAACACTTGATCCGAAAAATAGACGAATTGCAGCCGGACCAGAAATTCAATCTAGAGGTTTCGTTTATGTTAGAGAAAGTGAAGCTTTATTAAATGAAGCTGAAGAAAAAGTACGTGAAATCGTTGAACTAGGACTACAAGAGAAACGAATTGAATGGTCTGAAATCAAACAAAGTATGCGTGATCAAATTAGCAAATTATTATTTGAAAACACGAAACGTCGTCCAATGATCATTCCAGTTATTTCTGAAATTTAA